One region of Clostridiales bacterium genomic DNA includes:
- a CDS encoding TnpV protein: MNNPMTYIQNGDYLIPDLKLSQQPEKPLGKYGRMRKTYLKEHRPILYNQMLLSEKLYQHLLEIDETAQNRLEQMMPQLAKEAGATEELKASDPMKWVGLMNTCKAQAEEILMAELINS; this comes from the coding sequence ATGAACAATCCCATGACCTATATCCAGAACGGAGACTATCTGATTCCCGACCTGAAGCTGAGCCAGCAGCCGGAGAAACCCCTGGGCAAGTACGGCAGGATGAGGAAAACCTACCTGAAGGAACATCGTCCCATCCTCTACAACCAGATGCTGCTGAGCGAGAAGCTGTACCAGCACCTTCTGGAGATCGACGAGACCGCCCAGAACAGACTGGAGCAGATGATGCCCCAGCTGGCGAAGGAAGCGGGAGCCACCGAGGAACTGAAAGCCAGCGATCCCATGAAGTGGGTGGGGCTGATGAACACCTGCAAAGCTCAGGCAGAGGAGATTCTGATGGCGGAGCTTATCAACAGCTGA